The following proteins are co-located in the Gloeocapsa sp. PCC 7428 genome:
- a CDS encoding carbohydrate kinase: MTNLRVLCLGEILFDCLADQIGRSLEQVESWTPYPGGAPANVACALVKLGTPSGFVGCVGEDEPGNALVQLLQEVGVDTTGVQRHPSAPTRQIYVVRSESGDRTFAGFGEFKTEEFADTYLQADKLPVQLFESADFLVLGTLELAYPDSRAAVFRALDLAEQYNVKVVLDVNWRPVFWDSEATAREIIPKLYNRIDFLKLSQEEAEWLFDTTDPGAINYRLESIEGVLITAGEHGCAYCLGGNEGKVPSFPVKVVDTTGAGDSFLAAFVHQLNQQGISSLQEPDVARSVVKYANAAGALTTIKPGAIASQPTAAEVESFLATHH, from the coding sequence ATGACAAATCTGCGTGTGTTGTGCCTAGGGGAAATTTTATTTGATTGCCTTGCCGATCAAATCGGGCGATCGCTTGAACAAGTCGAATCGTGGACACCATACCCAGGAGGCGCACCGGCAAACGTCGCGTGTGCTTTAGTTAAGCTAGGAACACCCTCTGGATTTGTGGGGTGTGTCGGTGAAGATGAACCAGGAAACGCCCTCGTACAGCTATTACAAGAAGTAGGAGTAGATACCACAGGCGTGCAACGTCATCCTAGCGCACCAACGCGACAAATTTATGTAGTACGTTCGGAATCCGGCGATCGCACGTTTGCAGGTTTTGGCGAATTTAAAACCGAAGAATTTGCAGATACGTACTTGCAAGCTGACAAGTTACCCGTGCAACTATTTGAAAGCGCCGACTTTCTTGTACTAGGAACTTTAGAACTTGCTTATCCAGATAGCCGCGCTGCGGTATTTCGCGCTTTAGACTTAGCCGAGCAGTACAATGTAAAAGTTGTCTTAGATGTCAACTGGCGTCCGGTATTTTGGGATAGTGAAGCGACAGCACGAGAAATAATTCCCAAACTCTACAACCGCATCGATTTTCTCAAACTTTCACAAGAAGAAGCCGAATGGTTATTTGATACCACCGATCCAGGCGCAATTAACTATCGGTTGGAATCGATTGAAGGCGTACTCATCACCGCAGGCGAACACGGCTGCGCTTATTGTTTGGGAGGAAATGAAGGCAAAGTTCCCAGTTTCCCTGTTAAAGTTGTCGATACCACAGGCGCAGGAGATAGCTTTCTCGCTGCGTTCGTTCACCAGTTAAATCAACAAGGTATCAGTAGCTTACAAGAACCAGACGTTGCGCGATCGGTTGTGAAGTATGCGAATGCAGCAGGGGCTTTGACGACAATAAAACCAGGTGCGATCGCATCGCAACCCACCGCAGCCGAAGTCGAATCGTTTCTGGCTACTCACCACTAG
- a CDS encoding ABC transporter permease, with translation MKRILAQCIKELAQFRRDRLTVALAILLPLATLFIFGFAIRLEATNIPIVIQDLNNSPLSRSYIEQLMATNQFQLTRWDDNIIGALERGIANAGAIIPPDFDSQINSNQPTTVQVLIDGTDANNARIIQNSFRATTNAFLQTSRLQQEQPNIVARIRLWFNPGRRESLYIVPGVYGVILWIYPSLLAAIAMVREKERGTILQVYASSLTAAELLLGKGLAYFVIGIAQAIVIISLGSLLFQLSFAVEPTVFILGTLLYLWTSVLFGLLIGVRASNQNAAVQGVATIGFLSSLLLSGFIYPLSNIPFPLSVISSVLPARYYIELSRDAFVRGTGWIGVWFIPIVLIVIGLLLFNTARKALSRMQLPY, from the coding sequence ATGAAACGGATTTTAGCACAGTGTATTAAAGAGTTAGCACAATTTAGGCGCGATCGCCTCACAGTTGCACTAGCAATTTTGCTACCATTAGCTACTTTATTTATTTTTGGTTTTGCGATTCGTTTAGAAGCAACAAATATTCCAATTGTCATTCAAGACTTAAATAATAGTCCTCTCAGCCGTAGTTATATTGAACAATTAATGGCGACAAATCAATTTCAATTAACGCGCTGGGATGATAATATAATCGGGGCATTAGAAAGAGGAATTGCTAATGCAGGCGCAATTATTCCTCCTGATTTTGACTCACAAATTAACTCGAATCAACCTACTACTGTACAAGTCTTAATTGATGGTACTGATGCGAATAATGCCAGAATCATTCAGAACTCTTTTAGAGCCACAACTAATGCTTTTTTACAAACTTCTAGACTACAACAAGAACAACCTAATATAGTTGCCCGAATTCGACTGTGGTTTAATCCAGGACGTCGAGAGTCATTGTATATTGTCCCTGGAGTTTATGGGGTGATATTGTGGATTTATCCGTCATTGCTAGCGGCGATCGCAATGGTACGCGAAAAAGAACGCGGTACAATTCTACAAGTTTATGCTTCTAGCCTCACTGCTGCTGAATTATTACTAGGTAAAGGACTTGCTTATTTCGTTATTGGTATTGCTCAAGCAATTGTCATTATCAGCCTTGGTTCACTATTATTTCAGTTGAGTTTTGCTGTAGAACCGACAGTATTTATTCTAGGAACTTTACTTTACTTATGGACAAGTGTATTATTTGGTTTACTCATCGGAGTCAGAGCAAGTAATCAAAATGCTGCGGTGCAAGGAGTTGCTACTATTGGCTTTCTTTCTTCGCTATTACTATCAGGTTTTATTTATCCTCTGAGTAACATTCCGTTTCCACTTTCAGTAATTTCTAGTGTTCTACCTGCTCGATATTATATAGAACTCAGCCGCGATGCCTTTGTGCGTGGTACAGGTTGGATAGGAGTTTGGTTTATTCCTATAGTTCTTATAGTTATTGGTTTGCTACTATTCAATACAGCAAGAAAAGCATTAAGCCGAATGCAGTTACCGTACTAA
- a CDS encoding DegT/DnrJ/EryC1/StrS aminotransferase family protein, producing the protein MDLSVNIPPLDLVRQYTTIEAEVSDAVLKVLASGGYIGGPVVKDFEQQFAAYTGVAECVACNSGTDALFLALKALEIGAGDEVITSPFTFFATTEVITAVGATPVFVDIDAATFNLDVEKLTAAITHKTKAIMPVHLFGQPVDMTAVMEIAQARNLYVIEDCAQSTGAMWAEQKVGSIGHIGCFSFYPTKNLGACGDGGAMTTNDAAIAAKIRMLREHGSKTRYIHEEIGVNSRLDAIQAAILQIKLRYLDHWNEQRRAIAQRYHEFLAHIPTVAIPQELTGGVGVWNQYTIRLTKNDSNYRDRVRQMLQERGVSSMVYYPLALHLQPVYENLGYQPGSLPVSEQASREVLSLPMFPEMTIEQQDKVIYTLKDCLS; encoded by the coding sequence ATGGATCTAAGCGTGAATATCCCTCCTCTAGATTTAGTGCGACAGTACACAACGATTGAAGCGGAAGTAAGTGATGCTGTTTTAAAAGTTTTGGCTTCTGGTGGTTATATTGGCGGCCCTGTTGTCAAAGACTTTGAACAGCAGTTTGCTGCTTATACAGGTGTTGCCGAATGCGTTGCGTGTAATTCGGGTACAGACGCGTTATTTTTAGCACTCAAAGCCTTAGAAATTGGTGCAGGCGATGAAGTCATTACCTCACCGTTTACTTTCTTTGCGACGACTGAGGTGATTACAGCGGTTGGTGCAACGCCTGTTTTTGTGGATATTGACGCGGCGACGTTTAATCTCGATGTAGAGAAATTAACCGCTGCAATTACGCATAAAACTAAAGCAATCATGCCCGTTCACTTGTTTGGACAACCTGTGGATATGACGGCGGTGATGGAAATTGCCCAAGCACGCAACTTATATGTTATTGAAGACTGTGCCCAGTCTACGGGAGCAATGTGGGCAGAGCAAAAAGTAGGTAGTATCGGACACATTGGGTGTTTTAGTTTTTACCCGACAAAAAATCTGGGAGCGTGTGGTGATGGTGGGGCAATGACGACGAATGATGCGGCGATCGCCGCAAAAATCCGAATGCTCCGCGAACACGGTAGTAAAACGCGCTATATCCATGAAGAAATAGGCGTGAATAGCCGATTAGATGCGATCCAAGCGGCGATTTTACAAATCAAACTCCGCTATCTCGACCACTGGAACGAACAACGGCGGGCGATCGCGCAACGCTATCACGAATTTTTAGCGCACATTCCCACCGTTGCGATTCCGCAAGAACTTACAGGCGGCGTTGGCGTGTGGAATCAGTATACAATTCGGTTGACAAAAAACGACAGTAACTATCGCGATCGCGTCCGTCAAATGCTGCAAGAACGCGGTGTGAGTTCGATGGTTTACTACCCGCTGGCGCTGCATTTACAACCAGTTTATGAAAATCTTGGTTATCAACCAGGTAGCTTACCAGTTTCAGAACAAGCTAGCCGCGAAGTTCTCTCTTTACCAATGTTTCCAGAAATGACAATCGAGCAGCAAGATAAGGTAATTTATACGCTGAAAGATTGTCTGAGCTAA
- a CDS encoding DUF561 domain-containing protein: MTMHPKMQRAFEQRRVIKIISGLNNFDADRVAATVIAADRGGATFVDIAAEPELIKLAQSLTNLPICVSAVEPEKFVIAQEAGADLIEIGNFDSFYAQGRRFEAAEVLELTQATRSLLPNITLSVTVPHILELDQQVQLAEELVKAGADIIQTEGGTSSQPAHSGTLGLIEKAAPTLAAAYEISRAVSVPVLCASGISSVTAPLAIAAGAAGVGVGSAINQLNSEVAMIAAVRSLVDALATRNYTLV, from the coding sequence ATGACAATGCATCCTAAAATGCAGCGCGCTTTTGAACAAAGACGCGTCATCAAAATCATCAGTGGCTTGAATAACTTTGACGCAGATCGAGTTGCTGCTACGGTCATTGCAGCCGATCGCGGTGGTGCTACTTTTGTCGATATTGCCGCTGAGCCTGAACTGATAAAACTTGCTCAAAGCTTGACAAATTTACCAATTTGTGTATCAGCAGTTGAACCCGAAAAGTTTGTCATTGCGCAAGAAGCTGGGGCTGATTTAATCGAAATTGGCAACTTTGATAGTTTCTACGCGCAAGGGCGGCGATTTGAAGCCGCAGAAGTGCTGGAGTTAACACAAGCTACGCGATCGCTCTTACCCAATATCACGCTATCAGTCACTGTTCCGCATATTCTCGAACTCGATCAGCAAGTGCAGCTAGCCGAAGAACTCGTCAAAGCTGGCGCTGACATTATCCAAACCGAAGGCGGAACGAGCAGTCAACCCGCGCATTCAGGAACGCTAGGACTGATCGAAAAAGCGGCACCTACATTAGCCGCTGCTTATGAGATTTCTCGCGCTGTATCGGTTCCGGTACTATGTGCTTCAGGAATTTCTAGCGTCACGGCACCACTGGCGATCGCCGCTGGGGCTGCGGGTGTTGGCGTTGGTTCGGCGATTAATCAGCTAAATAGCGAAGTCGCGATGATTGCTGCGGTGCGTAGCTTAGTAGATGCGTTAGCGACGCGAAATTACACTTTGGTGTAA
- a CDS encoding ABC transporter permease, whose translation MKLFTHLLESRFWALCVKEINQILRNKQLLFLLLFPPTIQLLIFGFALNADVQNLKLGVVDYANTYESRELVAALTENQIFISQNYSFSQEEIAQQVRLGKITAGLVIPSEFNRDLIQNKTAEVQVIIDGVDANTAGIASGYATQIINQYSRSLDQNPTPPLIQAQSVFFYNPGLLSSWFLVPGVLGTVITLTSTLVSSTTLVREKDSGTLEQLLMTPADAWEILLAKIAPLFVLLMGDILLALSVARIVFRVPLQGSLLLFLTLGGLYLFVGIGVGLMLATLAKNQQQVVLTSFFINLPLIQLSGAIAPIESMPVFFQYLSLLNPLRHFVAISRGILLKGVGIDILFPHVLALFTFVVVLLTVSVNRFRSQLS comes from the coding sequence ATGAAACTTTTTACTCATCTTCTGGAAAGTCGCTTTTGGGCATTATGTGTTAAAGAAATTAACCAGATATTACGAAATAAACAATTACTTTTCTTATTACTTTTTCCACCAACAATACAACTTTTAATCTTTGGCTTCGCGCTTAATGCCGATGTGCAGAACCTTAAACTAGGAGTTGTAGACTATGCTAATACTTATGAAAGCCGCGAGTTAGTTGCTGCATTAACAGAAAATCAAATCTTTATTTCGCAAAATTATAGTTTTAGTCAAGAGGAAATTGCGCAGCAAGTACGCTTAGGAAAAATTACCGCAGGGCTAGTGATTCCTTCAGAATTTAATCGCGATTTAATCCAAAATAAAACTGCGGAAGTACAAGTAATCATTGATGGCGTTGATGCAAATACCGCTGGAATTGCTAGCGGTTACGCTACTCAGATTATTAACCAATACAGTCGCAGTTTAGATCAAAACCCCACACCACCACTCATACAAGCGCAAAGCGTTTTCTTCTACAATCCTGGGTTATTAAGTAGTTGGTTTTTAGTTCCTGGCGTGTTGGGAACTGTAATTACTTTAACAAGTACGCTTGTGTCCTCTACGACATTAGTACGCGAAAAAGACTCTGGAACGTTAGAACAACTGTTGATGACTCCCGCAGATGCTTGGGAAATTCTGTTAGCCAAAATTGCCCCATTATTTGTGCTGTTGATGGGAGATATACTACTAGCACTCAGCGTCGCTCGGATCGTGTTTAGAGTACCGCTACAAGGAAGCTTATTGTTATTTTTGACGCTTGGGGGACTTTACTTATTTGTGGGAATTGGTGTTGGCTTGATGTTGGCGACTTTGGCAAAGAACCAACAACAGGTCGTTTTAACTTCATTTTTTATCAATTTACCGCTGATTCAACTTTCAGGAGCGATCGCACCGATTGAAAGTATGCCAGTTTTTTTTCAATACCTCTCACTACTCAATCCCCTGCGTCACTTTGTCGCCATCTCTCGCGGAATTCTCCTAAAAGGTGTTGGTATTGATATTTTATTCCCGCACGTGTTGGCACTTTTCACTTTTGTTGTCGTTTTGTTGACAGTGAGTGTTAATCGCTTTCGGAGTCAGTTGAGTTAA
- a CDS encoding SulP family inorganic anion transporter, giving the protein MQLTNHIHFRNLRGDLFGGITAAIVSLPLALAFGVASGAGAVAGLYGAVCVGFFAALFGGTPTLISEPTGPMTVVITGIIASLTASNPENGLAMAFTVVMLAGLFQILFGVFKLGKYITLMPYSVISGFMSGIGVILIILQIAPFLGQAAPKGGVLGTVQSLPQLFSNINPAEAILGALSLAILFFMPRKFKRIVPPQLVALIVGTIVSLIFFQGVEIRRIGEIPTGLPQLQMPVFTAGQMTTMVIDGIVLGMLGCIDTLLTAVIADSITRTQHNSDKELIGQGIANMVSGLCGGLPGAGATMGTVVNIQAGARTALSGLTRAIILLVVLLGAASLTQPIPMAVLAGIALKVGIDILDWSFLKRAHRVSLKGTLIMYGVLFLTVFVDLIVAVGVGVFIANILTIERLSQHQSQDVKVISDTDDDIILTQEEKQLLEQANNRVLLFYLSGPMIFGLSKAIAREHTAMQDHDVLILDLSDVPILGVTASLAIENAIKDAVEQGRQVFIVGATDKIKRRLERLGIFDLLPSQNVTMDRVEALRQAVEYVYRSGKITATSDLLVVGPSTAEGYSTDAPDMPLPQ; this is encoded by the coding sequence ATGCAATTAACTAATCATATCCATTTTCGCAACCTGCGCGGTGATTTATTTGGTGGAATCACGGCTGCAATTGTGTCGTTACCTCTCGCGCTAGCCTTCGGTGTTGCCTCTGGCGCAGGTGCGGTAGCAGGTCTTTACGGTGCTGTTTGCGTTGGCTTTTTCGCAGCACTCTTTGGCGGTACGCCCACACTCATTTCTGAGCCAACAGGACCGATGACGGTAGTCATTACTGGAATTATCGCCAGTTTGACTGCAAGCAACCCAGAAAATGGCTTAGCAATGGCGTTTACAGTCGTCATGCTAGCAGGGCTATTTCAAATCCTCTTTGGCGTATTCAAGCTCGGAAAATACATCACGTTGATGCCCTACAGCGTGATTTCAGGCTTTATGTCTGGGATTGGAGTCATCCTCATTATCTTGCAGATTGCTCCGTTTTTAGGACAAGCGGCTCCTAAAGGCGGCGTTCTCGGTACAGTGCAAAGCTTACCGCAGTTATTCTCCAATATTAATCCTGCGGAAGCTATTCTAGGCGCGCTAAGTTTGGCAATTCTGTTTTTCATGCCACGCAAATTCAAGCGCATCGTCCCACCGCAACTTGTTGCCTTGATTGTTGGCACAATAGTATCTCTCATCTTCTTTCAAGGCGTTGAGATTCGCCGCATCGGTGAGATTCCTACCGGATTGCCACAGTTGCAAATGCCCGTCTTTACTGCCGGACAAATGACCACAATGGTCATCGATGGTATCGTGTTAGGAATGCTGGGTTGTATTGATACGCTACTTACCGCCGTTATTGCCGATAGCATCACGCGGACGCAACACAATTCGGACAAAGAACTAATCGGTCAAGGTATTGCCAACATGGTTTCTGGACTATGCGGCGGATTACCTGGTGCAGGCGCAACGATGGGGACGGTAGTTAATATCCAAGCGGGTGCTAGAACAGCGCTTTCAGGACTGACTCGCGCTATCATTTTACTCGTTGTCTTATTGGGAGCGGCAAGTTTAACGCAACCAATTCCAATGGCAGTACTCGCGGGGATTGCGCTGAAGGTGGGAATTGATATTCTTGACTGGAGTTTCCTCAAGCGCGCGCATCGAGTTTCGCTAAAGGGAACGCTGATCATGTACGGCGTGCTATTCCTGACAGTATTTGTTGACTTGATTGTTGCAGTAGGAGTTGGCGTATTTATTGCAAATATCCTGACAATCGAACGGTTATCGCAGCATCAGTCGCAAGATGTCAAAGTGATTAGCGACACGGATGATGACATTATCCTTACTCAAGAAGAAAAGCAGCTACTTGAGCAAGCAAATAATCGCGTGTTGCTGTTCTACCTCAGTGGACCAATGATTTTTGGATTGTCGAAGGCGATCGCCCGCGAACACACCGCAATGCAAGACCACGACGTTCTCATCTTAGATTTGAGCGATGTACCTATCCTTGGTGTAACAGCTTCATTAGCGATCGAGAATGCCATCAAGGATGCGGTAGAACAAGGACGTCAAGTCTTTATCGTTGGTGCGACAGACAAAATTAAGCGTCGGTTAGAACGTTTGGGAATTTTCGATCTTCTTCCGTCGCAGAATGTCACGATGGATCGTGTTGAAGCTTTAAGACAAGCTGTTGAATACGTTTATCGTTCAGGAAAAATTACTGCAACCAGCGATCTTTTAGTCGTTGGTCCCAGCACTGCTGAAGGATATTCAACTGATGCGCCTGATATGCCACTACCGCAGTAG
- a CDS encoding SDR family oxidoreductase translates to MFSLSEQVILITGASTGIGAALAKTLSERYMGIRLAIAARSVEKLEDVADFCRKAGAEVLIVPTDLEKIEQVEAIVAKVIAHFGRIDALVNNAGYGQMGPVELISIEAIQKQFQVNLIAPLALIRAVVPQMRNQGGGRIINISSLGGRLAFPFGGLYSSSKFALEGLSDALRMELEPFNIKVSVIEPGPVSTNFFAASAQAVEENVAAPEKSPYRTAFTKLKNLESQTSRQAWTSERVAEVIIKALVARNPRPRYVAATGGRILIFMMTKVLPTKIVDAFWQKFYGIDLVAKDWQSSQAARK, encoded by the coding sequence ATGTTTTCTTTATCGGAACAGGTAATACTCATTACTGGAGCTTCCACGGGCATTGGTGCGGCGCTGGCAAAAACTTTATCCGAGCGGTACATGGGTATTCGGTTAGCGATCGCTGCCCGCAGTGTCGAGAAACTCGAAGACGTCGCTGATTTTTGCCGCAAAGCGGGAGCCGAAGTCTTAATAGTACCTACAGATCTAGAAAAGATTGAGCAAGTTGAAGCAATCGTCGCAAAAGTCATCGCGCACTTTGGTCGCATTGACGCTTTAGTCAATAATGCAGGGTACGGACAAATGGGACCTGTGGAATTGATTTCTATCGAAGCAATTCAAAAGCAATTCCAAGTTAACTTAATTGCACCACTGGCGCTGATCCGTGCTGTTGTGCCGCAAATGCGAAATCAAGGTGGCGGCAGAATTATCAATATTAGTTCCTTGGGAGGAAGATTAGCTTTTCCCTTCGGAGGTTTATATAGTTCGTCGAAATTTGCTTTAGAAGGGTTGAGTGATGCTTTGCGAATGGAACTTGAGCCATTCAATATTAAAGTTAGTGTCATCGAACCTGGACCTGTTAGCACTAACTTTTTTGCCGCATCAGCCCAAGCAGTAGAAGAAAATGTTGCCGCGCCCGAAAAAAGTCCCTACCGTACGGCATTTACCAAACTCAAAAACTTAGAATCACAAACGAGTCGTCAAGCTTGGACATCCGAGCGCGTTGCTGAAGTCATTATCAAAGCGTTAGTTGCGCGTAACCCACGTCCGCGTTATGTCGCGGCAACGGGTGGCAGAATCTTAATATTTATGATGACCAAAGTATTGCCAACAAAAATAGTAGACGCTTTTTGGCAGAAATTTTATGGTATAGATCTGGTGGCAAAAGACTGGCAAAGTAGTCAAGCAGCAAGGAAGTAA
- the fetB gene encoding iron export ABC transporter permease subunit FetB — MNSTGLISLDLLDLMFAVGLIAIAIGLSAWERLGLEVNLAIAAGRTILQLLVVGYILAFVFALDNPWAVLAILAVMLTIAAVVARNRISKKIPFVLPLVWGAIFLSTAVTLAYTNLLIIQPVRWYEPQYLIPLAGIVFGSAINGAAIAGERLVSTINASQLEIETHLSLGATPQQAVAQYRRDAIKAGLIPILNQMTVVGIVTLPGIITGQLLSGVDPLDAASYQILILFILAFANLITAVLVTQGLCRQFFNAAAQLVK; from the coding sequence ATGAACTCAACAGGATTAATTAGCTTAGATTTACTTGATTTGATGTTTGCGGTGGGATTAATTGCGATCGCCATTGGGTTATCGGCTTGGGAACGATTAGGACTCGAAGTCAATTTAGCGATCGCCGCAGGAAGAACAATACTACAACTGTTGGTAGTTGGGTATATTTTGGCGTTTGTCTTTGCGCTGGATAATCCTTGGGCAGTTTTGGCAATTTTAGCCGTCATGCTCACGATCGCGGCGGTTGTCGCGCGTAATCGCATTAGTAAAAAAATTCCTTTTGTTTTGCCGTTAGTGTGGGGAGCAATCTTTCTCAGCACGGCGGTGACGCTTGCTTACACAAACCTGCTGATTATTCAACCTGTGCGGTGGTACGAACCACAGTACCTCATTCCACTTGCAGGAATTGTTTTTGGCAGTGCGATTAATGGCGCAGCGATCGCCGGAGAACGCCTTGTCAGTACAATTAATGCAAGTCAGTTAGAAATCGAAACGCATTTAAGTTTAGGTGCAACTCCCCAACAAGCCGTTGCACAGTATCGCAGAGATGCTATCAAAGCGGGACTCATTCCCATTCTCAACCAAATGACTGTCGTCGGGATTGTGACGCTTCCAGGAATTATTACAGGTCAACTCTTGAGTGGTGTCGATCCCCTCGATGCGGCATCGTACCAAATATTAATTTTGTTTATTCTGGCGTTTGCTAACTTAATTACGGCAGTATTAGTGACACAAGGGCTTTGTAGACAGTTCTTTAATGCTGCCGCACAGTTGGTCAAGTAG
- a CDS encoding GNAT family N-acetyltransferase, with the protein MNETSQQNIKVRKAKLEDAEAICHVHRVSVRTLCIKDYTPEQIEAWVGSSEPENFRKAMVERGETIFVAEIEELIAGFSSLFKDEIYAVYVHPEYTRRGVGTRLLKAVEKEAIFQQNKKLKLVSSTTAEPFYQANGYQVVEHSFHTLRSGIQIPCVYMEKALNETDFSTVY; encoded by the coding sequence ATGAATGAAACCTCACAGCAAAATATTAAAGTGCGTAAAGCTAAATTAGAAGATGCTGAAGCTATTTGTCATGTTCATCGTGTATCTGTACGCACATTATGTATAAAAGATTATACCCCTGAGCAAATTGAAGCCTGGGTAGGTAGCTCTGAGCCTGAAAATTTTCGCAAAGCAATGGTTGAAAGAGGTGAAACAATATTTGTTGCTGAAATTGAGGAATTAATTGCTGGCTTTTCCTCTTTATTCAAAGATGAGATCTATGCTGTCTACGTCCATCCTGAATACACTCGTCGAGGGGTAGGTACGCGCCTTCTAAAGGCTGTAGAAAAAGAAGCAATATTTCAACAGAACAAAAAGCTCAAGCTTGTATCATCAACAACGGCTGAACCTTTTTATCAAGCAAACGGCTATCAAGTTGTTGAACACTCATTTCATACTTTACGTTCCGGCATCCAAATTCCTTGCGTTTACATGGAAAAGGCTTTAAATGAAACGGATTTTAGCACAGTGTATTAA